In Vigna unguiculata cultivar IT97K-499-35 chromosome 3, ASM411807v1, whole genome shotgun sequence, a single genomic region encodes these proteins:
- the LOC114176632 gene encoding uncharacterized protein LOC114176632, protein MEGEGSIHVEVDELQRMRLSETISIGTTMFEPRGLSSIDKFDSNSTVNSVSPTTSAPEKKLTLFALQLAVLEKAATGLGTLGFIWATVVLLGGFAITLEKTDFWFITIILVVEGTRIFSRSHELEWQHQATWSITENHHHQYVAADATPSRTPTRMWVSSDVPLLPYAKWFFLSRHVSRLLYWLQLLSATACVVLSLTKLVMHNYGEVAKGDTDKRNRKSALSIFYALALAEALLFLMEKAYWEWQVSYCKLLEEVNKECELGPPGMVSTRRFFYDAYSRCVNGSIFDGLKMDMVSFSMDLLASNSPDEQLIGARILRQFSVSERFSDDTLQKIGIDISVAERLVEMLNWTDLKEEEIRLSAAEILSKLAGKKQNSLRIAGIPGAMESISSLLKTNRSVIPAADEIGEKKLVFDHQNYGFCTFNQLGLLILKKLARDLDNCGKIGNTRGLLPKIIDFTHAEEWLLKSENVTSSQVVTVKRSLQLVKMLASTVGTTGKYLRREISEIVFTISNIRDILRHGEKHPLLQKLSIEILTSLALEEDATERIGGTGGVLKELFNIFFKHNIPENQKHIKIVAGEALAMLVLESKNNCHRILKLRVLERLEEALKDPLLRVNAARILRNLCTYSGPELFNQLKGVTTAAPIILKAIMSEENKIQEVMVGLAANVFRYITTRESSIVFEEAGITEAELANKLVQILKKHKYPPTKVPRIRRFVIELAIWMMKDKSENIDTFKGMEMEVVLEGVLETTSELESFNVFSGTVGLNRHNITTQSLVDMALKLMEDR, encoded by the exons ATGGAAGGAGAGGGAAGCATTCATGTAGAAGTGGATGAACTCCAAAGGATGAGGCTCAGCGAAACCATCAGCATAGGCACCACCATGTTTGAGCCTCGTGGCCTCAGCAGCATAGACAAGTTCGACAGTAACAGCACTGTCAATTCTGTCTCTCCGACAACCTCGGCACCAGAAAAGAAGCTCACCCTTTTTGCGCTCCAGCTTGCAGTGCTTGAAAAAGCAGCCACCGGGTTGGGAACTCTCGGTTTCATTTGGGCAACCGTTGTCCTTCTGGGTGGTTTCGCCATCACCTTAGAAAAAACCGACTTCTGGTTCATCACCATCATACTTGTTGTTGAAGGAACCAGGATTTTCAGCAGAAGCCATGAACTTGAATGGCAGCACCAAGCCACATGGTCTATCACTGAG AACCATCACCACCAATATGTTGCAGCTGATGCTACCCCATCAAGAACACCGACTAGGATGTGGGTTAGCTCAGATGTTCCACTCCTACCATATGCTAAATGGTTTTTCCTTTCAAGGCATGTTAGTAGGCTTCTCTATTGGCTGCAGCTTCTTTCTGCAACAGCTTGTGTGGTTCTCTCGTTAACAAAGCTCGTGATGCATAACTACGGAGAGGTGGCAAAGGGAGACACTGACAAGAGGAACCGAAAATCAGCTCTTTCCATCTTCTATGCGTTGGCTCTTGCAGAAGCTCTGTTGTTTCTGATGGAAAAGGCCTATTGGGAGTGGCAAGTGAGCTATTGCAAACTGTTGGAAGAGGTTAACAAGGAGTGTGAGTTGGGGCCACCGGGAATGGTGTCCACTAGAAGGTTCTTCTATGATGCCTATTCAAGATGTGTCAATGGAAGCATATTTGATGGCTTGAAAATGGATATGGTTAGTTTCTCTATGGACTTGTTGGCTTCTAATTCACCTGATGAGCAGCTCATTGGAGCAAGAATTCTTAGACAGTTTTCAGTGAGTGAAAGATTTTCTGATGATACCCTTCAAAAGATTGGAATTGACATATCAGTGGCGGAGAGACTGGTTGAGATGTTGAATTGGACAGATCTCAAGGAGGAAGAGATTAGGCTCTCTGCTGCAGAGATTTTGTCAAAGCTAGCTGGCAAGAAGCAGAACTCTCTCCGAATAGCTGGAATTCCAGGAGCCATGGAATCAATATCATCTCTTCTGAAAACTAATAGGAGTGTGATTCCTGCAGCTGATGAGATAGGAGAAAAGAAACTTGTATTTGATCACCAAAATTATGGGTTCTGTACATTTAACCAATTGGGACTCCTCATACTGAAAAAACTTGCACGTGATCTTGACAACTGTGGAAAGATTGGAAACACAAGAGGCCTTCTTCCAAAGATCATAGACTTCACACATGCTGAAGAATGGTTGCTGAAGAGTGAAAATGTTACTTCATCCCAAGTCGTAACCGTGAAGAGGTCTTTGCAATTGGTGAAGATGTTGGCTAGCACTGTTGGCACTACTGGGAAATATCTTCGAAGAGAGATTTCGGAGATAGTTTTCACCATCAGCAATATTAGAGACATTTTGAGGCATGGAGAGAAGCATCCTCTTCTACAGAAACTGAGCATAGAGATTTTGACAAGCCTGGCATTGGAAGAGGATGCAACGGAAAGAATAGGGGGCACTGGTGGAGTGCTTAAAGAACTgttcaacatttttttcaagCACAACATACCAGAAAATCAGAAACATATAAAGATTGTTGCGGGTGAGGCCCTTGCAATGCTGGTTTTGGAAAGCAAGAATAACTGCCATCGAATTTTGAAGTTGAGAGTACTAGAAAGGCTCGAAGAAGCATTGAAAGATCCATTGCTTCGTGTTAATGCAGCTAGAATTCTGAGAAATTTATGCACCTACAGTGGACCAGAATTGTTCAACCAGCTAAAGGGGGTAACAACTGCAGCACCCATA ATACTTAAGGCGATCATGTCAGAAGAAAACAAGATACAAGAAGTGATGGTTGGACTAGCTGCAAATGTTTTCAGATACATAACTACTCGTGAATCAAGCATTGTATTTGAAGAAGCTGGAATCACCGAGGCTGAACTTGCAAACAAATTAGTCCAGATTCTAAAGAAACACAAGTATCCCCCGACCAAGGTCCCAAGGATAAGGAGGTTCGTTATAGAGTTGGCTATTTGGATGATGAAAGACAAATCGGAAAACATAGACACCTTCAAGGGTATGGAAATGGAAGTGGTGTTGGAGGGTGTCTTAGAGACCACATCGGAGCTTGAAAGCTTTAATGTTTTCTCCGGCACAGTTGGACTTAACCGGCACAATATAACAACTCAGTCACTCGTTGACATGGCACTGAAATTGATGGAAGATAGGTAA
- the LOC114177844 gene encoding mitogen-activated protein kinase 15-like isoform X2 gives MSSVDVDFFTEYGEGSRYRIEEVIGKGSYGVVCSAYDTRTGEKVAIKKINDIFEHVSDATRILREIKLLRLLRHPDIVEIKHILLPPSSREFKDIYVVFELMESDLHQVIKANDDLTAEHYQFFLYQLLRGLKYIHTANVFHRDLKPKNILANSDCKLKICDFGLARVAFNDTPTAIFWTDYVATRWYRAPELCGSFFSKYTPAIDIWSIGCIFAELLTGKPLFPGKNVVHQLDLMTDFLGTPSPEAIARVRNEKARRYLSSMRKKKPVPFSQKFPNVDPLALRVLERMLAFEPKDRPTAEEALADPYFKGLAKVEREPCSQPVTKMEFEFERRRITKEDVRELIYREILEYHPKMLKEHLDGEEPTGFMYPSAVDHFKKQFAYLEEQYGKGGTVTPPERQHASLPRPCVLYSDNEKQNMAVVADDLSKCRIREVEKPAIDKNGGIPMTRLPLQAPQNIQGVAARPGKVVGSVLRHNNRGVAVTTETEQRKTGKNPSVSAKYAAQSCSYPRRNPNCKIERAVEGIEGANGLQTKPQYLARKVAAAQGGPGGNWY, from the exons ATG TCATCTGTAGATGTAGACTTCTTTACAGAATATGGCGAAGGGAGTAGATACAGAATAGAGGAAGTGATTGGTAAAGGAAGCTATGGTGTTGTTTGCTCTGCTTATGATACACGCACAGGAGAGAAGGTTGCAATAAAGAAAATCAACGACATATTTGAACACGTTTCTGATGCCACCCGCATTCTTCGTGAGATCAAGCTTCTTAGACTCTTACGCCATCCTGATATTGTGGAGATCAAGCATATTTTATTACCTCCTTCTAGTAGGGAATTCAAAGATATATATGTTGTATTTGAGCTTATGGAATCTGATTTACATCAGGTCATCAAAGCAAATGATGATTTGACTGCAGAGCATTATCAGTTTTTTCTCTATCAGCTTCTTCGAGGCTTGAAGTATATACACACAG CAAATGTTTTTCACCGAGATCTGAagccaaaaaatattttagcaaatTCTGACTGCAAACTGAAGATTTGTGACTTTGGTCTTGCCAGAGTGGCTTTCAATGATACACCAACTGCTATATTTTGGACA GATTATGTTGCTACACGGTGGTATAGGGCTCCTGAATTGTGTGGATCCTTTTTCTCCAAG taTACCCCAGCTATAGACATATGGAGCATTGGCTGCATTTTCGCAGAACTTTTAACTGGGAAACCTCTTTTCCCAGGGAAGAATGTTGTCCATCAATTGGACCTCATGACTGATTTTCTTGGAACACCCTCTCCTGAAGCCATTGCTAGG GTACGGAATGAGAAAGCTCGAAGATACTTGAGTAGTATGCGCAAGAAAAAGCCGGTGCCTTTCTCTCAAAAGTTTCCCAATGTAGATCCCCTTGCTCTTCGGGTTTTAGAAAGAATGCTGGCATTTGAACCTAAGGATCGACCTACTGCTGAAGAG GCTCTAGCAGATCCATATTTTAAAGGCCTGGCCAAAGTTGAGAGAGAGCCTTGTTCTCAGCCAGTTACCAAGATGGAGTTTGAATTTGAGAGACGTAGGATAACAAAGGAAGACGTGCGAGAGCTTATATACCGAGAGATTCTGGAGTACCATCCAAAGATGTTAAAAGAACATTTAGACGGAGAAGAGCCAACAGGATTCATGTATCCAAG TGCCGTGGACCATTTCAAAAAACAATTTGCATATCTTGAGGAGCAATATGGAAAAGGTGGAACTGTTACTCCACCTGAGAGGCAACATGCATCATTACCCAG GCCATGTGTGTTGTATTCAGATAACGAAAAGCAAAATATGGCAGTGGTTGCGGATGATCTCTCCAAGTGTAGGATCAGAGAAGTTGAGAAGCCAGCCATAGACAAGAACGGTGGTATCCCAATGACCAGGCTTCCTTTACAAGCTCCTCAAAATATTCAAG GTGTTGCTGCACGTCCAGGAAAAGTTGTAGGTTCAGTACTGCGTCACAACAACAGAGGGGTGGCAGTGACAACTGAGACTGAGCAGCGGAAGACGGGTAAAAACCCATCTGTTTCAGCCAAGTATGCTGCTCAAAGCTGTTCTTATCCAAGAAGAAACCCAAACTGTAAAATTGAGAGGGCAGTTGAAGGAATTGAAGGTGCTAATGGACTTCAGACAAAGCCTCAATATCTAGCACGCAAAGTTGCTGCTGCACAAGGGGGACCTGGTGGTAATTGGTATTGA
- the LOC114177844 gene encoding mitogen-activated protein kinase 15-like isoform X1 → MPHDQRKKSSVDVDFFTEYGEGSRYRIEEVIGKGSYGVVCSAYDTRTGEKVAIKKINDIFEHVSDATRILREIKLLRLLRHPDIVEIKHILLPPSSREFKDIYVVFELMESDLHQVIKANDDLTAEHYQFFLYQLLRGLKYIHTANVFHRDLKPKNILANSDCKLKICDFGLARVAFNDTPTAIFWTDYVATRWYRAPELCGSFFSKYTPAIDIWSIGCIFAELLTGKPLFPGKNVVHQLDLMTDFLGTPSPEAIARVRNEKARRYLSSMRKKKPVPFSQKFPNVDPLALRVLERMLAFEPKDRPTAEEALADPYFKGLAKVEREPCSQPVTKMEFEFERRRITKEDVRELIYREILEYHPKMLKEHLDGEEPTGFMYPSAVDHFKKQFAYLEEQYGKGGTVTPPERQHASLPRPCVLYSDNEKQNMAVVADDLSKCRIREVEKPAIDKNGGIPMTRLPLQAPQNIQGVAARPGKVVGSVLRHNNRGVAVTTETEQRKTGKNPSVSAKYAAQSCSYPRRNPNCKIERAVEGIEGANGLQTKPQYLARKVAAAQGGPGGNWY, encoded by the exons ATGCCTCATGATCAGAGAAAAAAG TCATCTGTAGATGTAGACTTCTTTACAGAATATGGCGAAGGGAGTAGATACAGAATAGAGGAAGTGATTGGTAAAGGAAGCTATGGTGTTGTTTGCTCTGCTTATGATACACGCACAGGAGAGAAGGTTGCAATAAAGAAAATCAACGACATATTTGAACACGTTTCTGATGCCACCCGCATTCTTCGTGAGATCAAGCTTCTTAGACTCTTACGCCATCCTGATATTGTGGAGATCAAGCATATTTTATTACCTCCTTCTAGTAGGGAATTCAAAGATATATATGTTGTATTTGAGCTTATGGAATCTGATTTACATCAGGTCATCAAAGCAAATGATGATTTGACTGCAGAGCATTATCAGTTTTTTCTCTATCAGCTTCTTCGAGGCTTGAAGTATATACACACAG CAAATGTTTTTCACCGAGATCTGAagccaaaaaatattttagcaaatTCTGACTGCAAACTGAAGATTTGTGACTTTGGTCTTGCCAGAGTGGCTTTCAATGATACACCAACTGCTATATTTTGGACA GATTATGTTGCTACACGGTGGTATAGGGCTCCTGAATTGTGTGGATCCTTTTTCTCCAAG taTACCCCAGCTATAGACATATGGAGCATTGGCTGCATTTTCGCAGAACTTTTAACTGGGAAACCTCTTTTCCCAGGGAAGAATGTTGTCCATCAATTGGACCTCATGACTGATTTTCTTGGAACACCCTCTCCTGAAGCCATTGCTAGG GTACGGAATGAGAAAGCTCGAAGATACTTGAGTAGTATGCGCAAGAAAAAGCCGGTGCCTTTCTCTCAAAAGTTTCCCAATGTAGATCCCCTTGCTCTTCGGGTTTTAGAAAGAATGCTGGCATTTGAACCTAAGGATCGACCTACTGCTGAAGAG GCTCTAGCAGATCCATATTTTAAAGGCCTGGCCAAAGTTGAGAGAGAGCCTTGTTCTCAGCCAGTTACCAAGATGGAGTTTGAATTTGAGAGACGTAGGATAACAAAGGAAGACGTGCGAGAGCTTATATACCGAGAGATTCTGGAGTACCATCCAAAGATGTTAAAAGAACATTTAGACGGAGAAGAGCCAACAGGATTCATGTATCCAAG TGCCGTGGACCATTTCAAAAAACAATTTGCATATCTTGAGGAGCAATATGGAAAAGGTGGAACTGTTACTCCACCTGAGAGGCAACATGCATCATTACCCAG GCCATGTGTGTTGTATTCAGATAACGAAAAGCAAAATATGGCAGTGGTTGCGGATGATCTCTCCAAGTGTAGGATCAGAGAAGTTGAGAAGCCAGCCATAGACAAGAACGGTGGTATCCCAATGACCAGGCTTCCTTTACAAGCTCCTCAAAATATTCAAG GTGTTGCTGCACGTCCAGGAAAAGTTGTAGGTTCAGTACTGCGTCACAACAACAGAGGGGTGGCAGTGACAACTGAGACTGAGCAGCGGAAGACGGGTAAAAACCCATCTGTTTCAGCCAAGTATGCTGCTCAAAGCTGTTCTTATCCAAGAAGAAACCCAAACTGTAAAATTGAGAGGGCAGTTGAAGGAATTGAAGGTGCTAATGGACTTCAGACAAAGCCTCAATATCTAGCACGCAAAGTTGCTGCTGCACAAGGGGGACCTGGTGGTAATTGGTATTGA